A single genomic interval of Juglans regia cultivar Chandler chromosome 1, Walnut 2.0, whole genome shotgun sequence harbors:
- the LOC108988217 gene encoding U-box domain-containing protein 4 yields the protein MECAGDSHGTDTNPDGGNTPQQGSSPSPAVDRALQLIQSDDADGKLQAAREIRRLTKTSHRCRRQLSQAVKPLVSMLRADYPGFHEPALLALLNLAVKDEKNKISIVEAGALEPVISFLKSQDINLQECATASLLTLSASGANKPIISSSGAIPPLVEILGHGRPQAKADAVMALSNLSTHPDNPQIILETKPIPSIVSLLKTCKKSSKTAEKCSALIESLVGFDEGRTALTSEEGGVLAVVEVLENGSLQSREHAVGALLTMCQSDRCKYREPILREGVIPGLLELTVQGTPKSQSKAQMLLQLLRDSPYARSELQADTLENIVCNIISQIDGDDQSGKAKKMLAEMVQVSMEQSLRHLQRRALVCTPTDLPIASCTSEVPSK from the exons ATGGAGTGCGCTGGGGATAGCCACGGTACCGACACGAATCCCGACGGCGGCAACACTCCCCAGCAAGGGTCGTCCCCGTCCCCTGCCGTCGACCGCGCACTCCAGCTCATCCAATCTGACGACGCCGACGGCAAGCTCCAGGCAGCCCGCGAGATCCGGCGGCTCACCAAGACCTCCCACCGCTGCCGCCGCCAGCTCTCCCAGGCTGTAAAGCCGCTCGTGTCCATGCTCCGAGCAGACTACCCCGGCTTCCACGAGCCCGCTCTCCTCGCCCTTCTCAACCTTGCCGTCAAAGATGAGAA GAATAAGATCAGCATAGTGGAAGCTGGTGCTTTAGAACCCGTAATCAGTTTCCTCAAGTCACAGGATATAAATCTACAAGAGTGTGCAACTGCATCTTTGCTTACTTTGTCTGCTTCGGGCGCCAATAAGCCGATTATAAGTTCCTCTGGTGCCATTCCTCCACTTGTGGAAATCCTTGGACATGGAAGGCCACAAGCCAAGGCTGATGCTGTAATGGCCCTTTCCAATCTCTCAACGCACCCTGATAATCCTCAAATCATTCTTGAAACAAAACCCATTCCTTCGATAGTTAGTTTGCTTAAAACCtgtaaaaaatcttcaaaaactgCTGAAAAATGCAGTGCTCTTATAGAATCTTTAGTTGGGTTTGATGAGGGCAGGACTGCCTTGACATCTGAAGAAGGTGGAGTGCTTGCAGTTGTTGAGGTGCTTGAAAATGGCTCTCTCCAAAGTCGGGAGCATGCAGTTGGAGCATTGCTGACAATGTGTCAGAGTGACCGATGCAAATATAGGGAACCAATTCTTAGAGAGGGCGTAATACCTGGACTTCTTGAGCTCACTGTTCAAGGAACACCCAAATCCCAGTCCAAAGCTCAAATGCTCTTGCAGTTACTGAGAGACTCTCCATATGCAAGATCTGAGCTTCAAGCTGACACGCTGGAGAATATAGTATGCAACATAATCTCCCAAATTGATGGAGACGATCAATCCGGTAAAGCAAAGAAGATGCTAGCTGAGATGGTGCAAGTTAGTATGGAGCAGAGTTTGAGGCACTTACAGCGAAGGGCTCTAGTATGCACACCAACTGATCTGCCTATTGCTAGTTGTACTTCCGAAGTTCCttcaaaatga